One Caretta caretta isolate rCarCar2 chromosome 6, rCarCar1.hap1, whole genome shotgun sequence genomic region harbors:
- the TMX1 gene encoding thioredoxin-related transmembrane protein 1 has product MDDMRASPLRARTCALWTDRATTKCACALSGGCQLRHPRCVRGSVRACAVWALSRNAQAPALALSPATQAGFSAPLTCAVSALGGRERGSPQRLSAGRVTKMAASVRRCAVAWLVPAAGLLALLAGPGALGKRSEVKALTDGTWRELLQGEWMIEFYAPWCPACQNLQPEWEKFAEWGEDLEVNIAKVDVTEQPGLSGRFVITALPTIYHCKDGEFRRYQGQRTKNDFINFISDQEWKSVEPVSSWFGPCSVLMSSMSALFQLSMWIRHCHNYFTENVGIPVWGSYAIFALATLFSGLILGIIMVFLADCLCPSKRHRPQQHHYQKKLAPESARLLKKLDEEQEADEEDLSDDEAEDKEVADRNSSTNAVRQRPVNLAAATDKS; this is encoded by the exons ATGGATGACATGCGCGCCTCGCCGCTCAGAGCCCGAACATGCGCATTGTGGACTGATCGGGCTACTACGAAATGCGCATGCGCTCTGAGTGGAGGCTGTCAGCTCCGCCACCCGCGCTGTGTACGGGGCTCGGTTCGGGCATGCGCAGTCTGGGCGCTGTCCCGGAATGCGCAGGCGCCGGCGCTAGCCCTTTCGCCAGCGACGCAGGCCGGGTTCAGCGCCCCCTTGACATGCGCAGTAAGCGCGCTGGGCGGGAGAGAACGCGGAAGTCCTCAGCGGCTCAGCGCCGGCCGCGTAACTAAGATGGCGGCCTCCGTGCGGCGCTGCGCCGTGGCCTGGCTCGTCCCCGCGGCGGGGCTGCTGGCGCTGCTGGCCGGCCCGGGGGCGCTGGGGAAGCGGAGCGAAGTGAAGGCGCTGACGGACGGGACGTggcgggagctgctgcagggcgaGTGGATGATTGAATT TTATGCTCCCTGGTGTCCTGCCTGTCAAAACCTCCAGCCTGAATGGGAAAAGTTTGCTGAATGGGGGGAAGATCTTGAAGTTAACATTGCAAAAGTGGATGTCACAGAACAGCCAG GTCTGAGTGGCCGATTTGTCATAACAGCACTTCCCACTATCTATCA TTGTAAAGATGGAGAGTTTAGAAGGTACCAGGGCCAGAGAACTAAAAACGACTTCATAAATTTCATCAGTGACCAAGAATGGAAGTCTGTTGAACCAGTTTCTTCTTGGTTTGGTCCTTGCTCTGTCCT GATGAGCAGTATGTCTGCTTTGTTTCAGTTGTCCATGTGGATCAGG CATTGCCACAATTATTTTACAGAAAATGTTGGTATACCAGTTTGGGGATCATATGCTATTTTTGCATTGGCAACTCTGTTTTCAGGACTGATACTTGGAATT ATCATGGTATTTTTAGCAGACTGTCTCTGTCCATCCAAAAGGCATAGACCACAGCAGCACCACTATCAAA AAAAATTAGCACCAGAATCAGCCCGGCTCTTGAAAAAACTGGATGAAGAACAAGAAGCAGATGAGGAGGATCTTTCAGATGATGAAGCAGAGGATAAAGAGGTGGCAGACAGAAACTCTTCAACAAATGCTGTAAGACAGCGTCCTGTGAACCTTGCTGCTGCCACAGATAAATCCTAA